In Mytilus edulis chromosome 7, xbMytEdul2.2, whole genome shotgun sequence, a single genomic region encodes these proteins:
- the LOC139483139 gene encoding uncharacterized protein, with protein sequence MSNYVPMLIDTGANITILSKQIFDDWNPSCKPEIEPVKMNMLTATGEKSPFHGKVKLNIQIGRCSYEHEFLLAEIKDNGILGMDFLTKNKCDLMLDKGYMMLYKERIPCFSNYGDTQNTCCRISLNNNVIIPPKSEMMVSGKTIDGIPMNLSGIVEPDKNFIEKTGILIAKAAVNLNNGLIPMRLINVSGKLYKLYENTVIANFEVIDKIEIPSRNVRTSKTQKVLEGVDQLPELLKNLYDESSKELSNEQQVKLRDLLIKHNNVFSTTSDITGYRKYQHC encoded by the coding sequence ATGAGTAATTATGTGCCTATGCTAATAGACACAGGCGCAAATATTACAATTCTTAGTAAGCAAATTTTTGATGATTGGAATCCTTCATGTAAACCTGAAATAGAACCTGTAAAAATGAATATGTTAACTGCAACAGGTGAAAAGTCACCGTTTCAtgggaaagtaaaattaaatatacaaattgGTAGATGTTCATACGAACATGAATTTTTATTAGCAGAAATAAAAGATAACGGTATATTAGGGATGGATTTTCTAACTAAGAATAAATGTGATTTGATGTTAGATAAAGGTTATATGATGCTATATAAAGAAAGAATACCATGTTTTTCTAATTATGGAGATACACAGAATACGTGTTGTAGAATTAGTTTGAATAACAATGTGATTATTCCCCCGAAATCCGAGATGATGGTGTCGGGGAAAACAATAGACGGAATACCAATGAATTTGTCAGGAATTGTGgaacctgataaaaattttatAGAAAAGACTGGGATATTAATAGCGAAGGCAGCTGTTAATCTGAACAATGGTCTGATACCTATGAGGTTAATAAATGTTAGTGGAAAACTTTACAAACTGTATGAAAATACCGTTATAGCAAACTTTGAAGTCATAGACAAGATTGAAATACCAAGTAGAAATGTTCGAACTTCAAAAACTCAAAAAGTATTGGAAGGTGTTGATCAACTACCGGAATTACTAAAGAATTTATACGACGAAAGTAGTAAAGAATTGTCAAATGAACAGCAAGTAAAGCTTCGAGACTTGTTGATAAAACATAACAATGTATTTTCCACGACATCTGACATCACAGGATATAGGAAATACCAGCATTGTTGA